Genomic DNA from Equus asinus isolate D_3611 breed Donkey chromosome 10, EquAss-T2T_v2, whole genome shotgun sequence:
ttgtaaaATTTTGCACGTGAATATATAGCTtcctcagcaccatttattgaagatactatcctttccccattgtctattcttggtacctttgtcaaatatcagttcACCATACATGCGTGGATTTTaatctgggctctctattcttttccattggtttatatgtctgtctttatgtcagtgccacactgttttcattagagtagctttgtaatatatttgaaatcagaaagcctGGTGCCAgcatacaaggatggttcaacatccacaaatctatcaacgtgatccaccacattaacaaaatgaagaataaaaaccacatggtcatctcagtagatgcagagaaagcatttgacaagatacagcatccatttttgataaaaactctaaataaaatggatatacaAGGAagatacctcaacataataaagatcatatatgacaaactcacagcaaatatcattctcaaggagaaaaactgaaagctatccctctaagaacaagaactggacaaggatgcccactttcaccactcttatttaacatagtattggaagtcttagctagagcaatcaggcaagaaaaagaaatagaaaggatccatattggaaaagaagaagtgaaactgccactCTTTTCAGGTGACATGATTTcagtatagaaaaccctaaagaatctactgaaaaacttttagaaataataaatgaatacagtcaagtcacaggatacaaaatcaacatacaaaaatcggtcgcgtttctatacactaacaaagaagtagcagagagaaattaagaatacgatctcatttacaattgcaacaaaaagaataaaatacctaggaataaacttaaccaaagaagtgaaagatctgtacactgaaaactataaaacattgttgaaagaaatcaaggaagatgcaaagaaatggaaagatattccatgctcttggattggaagaattaacgtagttaaaatgtgcatacttcctaaagcaatctgtagattcaacgcaatccctatcaaagttccaacaacaattttcacataaatagaacaaagaatcctaaaatttatgtgtaacaacaaaagaccacaaatatcagaggattcctgagaaaaaagaacaaagctggaggtatcacacttcctgatttcaaaatatactacaaagacatagtaaccaaaacagcatggtactgacacaaaaacagtcacatagatcaatggaacagaattgagagcccaattaaaaaatgggcaaaagatctgaatagagatttctccaaagaagatatacagatggccaacaggcatatgaaaagatgcttaacattattagctatcagggaaatgcaaatcaaaactacaatgaggatcacctcactccagtcagaatggctataattaacaagacaggaaacaagtattggagaggatgtggagagaagggaaccctagtacactgctggtggcagtgcaaactggtgcagccactatggaaagcagtatggagtatccccagaaaattaagaatagatctaccatatgatccagctattccactgctgggtatttatcttaagaacttgaaaacacaaatgcataaagatacatgcacccctatgttcattgcagcattattcacaatagccaagacttggaagcaacctaggtgcccatcaagggacgaatggataaagaagatgtgggatatatacacagtggaatactactcagccataagaaatgatgaaatccggccatttgtgacaacatgggtggaccttgagggtattatgtgtagtgaaataagtcagagggagaaagtcaaatactgtatgatctcactcataagtagaagataaacacaaCGACAAACAAACTTATAGCAACCGAGattggagtggtggttaccataggagaaggagggatgggggagggcaaaaggggtgattaagctcacatgtgaggggatggactataattagtttttgggtggtgaacgtgatgtaatctacacagaatttgaaatatattgcgaagtacatctgaaagctatataatgttataatccaatgttactgcaataaaaaaataaatattaaaaaaagagaaagcctgGTGCcttcaaatttgttcttttgttttttaagattgctttggttattcttgatcttttgtgtttccatataaattttagggttttaGTCTATTTTTGTGAACAATGCCGTTGAGATTTTGGtggggattgctttgaatctgtagatcactttggacattatggacattttaacaatattaagccttccaatccatgagcatgggatgtctttccatttatgtgtgtcttctttaatttctttcatcagtgttttgtgattttcaatgtataagtccttcacctccttggttaagtttattcctaagtattttattggttttgatgctattgtaaatgttaGTTTTCTTGATTTAGTCTTCAGATTGTTTGTTGTTCATGTccagaaatgtaactgatttttccaCACTTATTTTGTATGCAGCAACTTTACTCAATTACCTTATCAGTTCTAActgttttttggtggaatctttaaagttttctttatagAAGATCACGTCATTTGAAAACAGACacaattttacatcttcctttccaacttgaattccttttatttcttttgcttgcctaatTGCTACAactgggacttccagtactatgttgaataaaagtggcaagattggacatccttctcttgttactgatcttagaggaaaagctttcagatttTCCCTGTTAATTATGATGTTTGTTCTAGGTTTTCACGTGCAACTTCCATTGTGTTCAACTTACTTCTATACCtggttttgagagtttttattacggaaagatgttgaattttgtgaaatgctttttctgcaactattgaaatgatcatgcagtttttattcttcattttattaatgtgatgtatcacactgattgatttgcatatattgagCCATCTTTGCACCACAGGAATAAATCTCATTTTGTCACGGTGTACGACCTTTTAATGTGATGTTGAATTtgctttgctagtatttttttgaggatttttgtatttatgttccTCAGAACATTGGCCTTTAGTTTTCTGTTCATGTAGTATCTTTGACTGGCTTTGgcatcaaggtaatgttggcttcataggaTGAGTTTGTATGTGTTCTCTGttgtttaatttttgaaagaatttaagaggagtgggtgttaattcttctttcagtgtttgatagaattcaacagtgaagtcatctgggcctgggcttttcttttttgggaggtttaTGATCACTGATTCGGTCTCCTTATATGTTATTGATCTCATCAaggtttctatttcttcatgatccAATCTTAGTAGGAGATATGCTTCttggaatttatcaatttcttctaagTTACAACTCAGGAAATTTACTAAAATTCATTGaggtgaattttattatataaagttgtagaaataaaagatTGTATCAGAAATCTTAACTGGTACATTatgtgaataaaaagaaataaagaatccaaGCATTGAGAAGGTAGAACTCAATTTTTATTATTCACAGAAAATATTATGATTTATCTGAAACATCCAAAACAATATTCAGACAAATTACAGGATGAAAAAAGTGAATTTAGCAGAATTGTATATTGGTTTTGACATAGAaagtcaattatatttctatgtgGTATAAAAGACtgaataagaaatttaaattattgcaacattttaaaattgcacATGAATATGAAATATCCACTAAAAGGTTGAGCAAAATATGTGTAAGTCCTCCTAAAACTGCAAGctgtattgaaagaaaataagaagatatAAATAGCTGAAGAAATATAGCATACTCCCAGGTTAGAGATTAACTACTTTTAAAATGACAGTTGTCTCtaatctgttttatattttgaatgccatcccaaataaaatatcaatagttttgttgtgttttcaatTGTCAAGCagtatctaaaattaaaatgaaaatgcaagatgaaaaagtagCCAAGATAACTTATATTCAATCACTTAATTTATGAGAAAGACAATACTGCAGAGAAAGGATGGAATTTGTAATAACTTTTATATCTATTGGCTGTCCATATGGAATGAAACTAATCTGTATCTATATCTTAAAACATACACCAAAAGTGAACCCATATGGACTTTATACACACATGATATCATCTCTCCTCTTAATATTAGTAATTTACGTCATCTCTCTTATCTTTCCCAATTAGTTTGTCTAAAGGCTCATTGGTTTTATTCTTCTTCTAAAAGAaccaattttttatttacttaactctttctaattttttctgttttctgttttattaattttgtcattatctttgttgtttcttctgcttactttgtgtttaatttgatcttctttttctaagTTGGATACTGAGgtcattatttttctctaacaCAAGTGTTcgttgctataaatttccccttttcctctagtttagctgcatctcacatgcttgatatgttttgtttttattttgactccattctaaatgctttataatttcacttttgatttcttcttcaatcCATGggttattttgaaatgttttactgagtttccaaacatttgggtagttttcagatatctttttgttattgttttctaatttaattatgtTGTTCTCAGAGAACAATTTTTGTATGATTAAAATCCCTTTGAATTCATTGAGACTTGTTAGGTTGCTCAGAACTCTACCTCAAGCCTCTAATGCTACTATGCTGGTGTGAGAGCCCAGAATCTCTTGTGTATATTGTTCCAATAGCCTCATAATCTCCTTGTTTTCACACTTGCCTTCTTTCAAGTCTATTCTCAACAAAAGAGCCAGAAAGATACTTTGAAAGCTTAAGATAGATCGTATCACTCCTCTGCTGATGACTTTCTATTGGTTTCTCAAATCACACATAGTTAAAACAAAGACCTTATAATTGCCAACAAAGCCTTACAAAAACAGATCACTTGCTACCTCTAACCTTTATCTACTACAGTCCAACCAGTACACTGCTCACTCTCTGACAGTCAATCTagcctcctttctgtttctttaatgtACCAAGTGATCTCTCATCTCAGACCCTTGGTAGTGTCTACTCCCcctgtctggaatgttcttccctttggataaaaatgatttcttatttCCCTGTTCTCCTAAGCTTTTTGCttaaatcttttcttcttatgGAAGCCTACCTTGACCACTGGACTACTTACAATTGCAGTGCCACCCAAAAGATTCATTTTCCCCCTTCCCACTACTTGTGTCATTGTCAATAATATAACACTCATTATCTTACAATATAGCATATACTttacatatttacttttattgacAATGTCTCCCTGCTACATTAGTAAACTGCTCAAAGGGAGACATTTTGATTCATCTGTATATAAGAGTGACTGCAAATAGTGGTTAcagaatacaaatttatttaatgagtGATATCCCATGCatacatttatcttttcttcaaCTAGAAATGTATTGTCTTAGTCTgggcagaaataaacaatcctCATTTTTCCAAACTAGAAGGAAGAAGTATATAGACCATCTCACCAAGAAAATTCCTGTAGAGGAAAAGTGCTTAGAACTGGGAAATTGTTAGTAGCAGTgattgccctgtgcatctctgtTAGATTATTTCCATCATACACACAATAAAATTAGCTAGCAAGGTCAAAAGCTTTGCATTTTGCTTAGGTTTTAGGAAGCTATAAGAAAACACTTTATGAGTCAGCTACCTCATTAGGAAGACAGGCATTTTGAACATCCTTGTTTGAAAACTAGGAACTAGGCTATATTTTTAAAGCTgtggagaaaaatagagaaactaAACTATAGATTGTCATTAATTTTCATGCAGCTATATTATGACACCTTAATTTCTAAAACAATgcattttataaacattaaaacTAACTCAAATAAGGGGTCAAATGTACAATTCACTCTGTATTTAAAAAGTACCATCTCAAACATTTGATACTTCCAATCTCCTTCAACTTGGGAGTCAAGAATTTAAAGACCGGGAAGGTACCTTCTGCAATTATATTTCACACTTCTATTCCTGAGGATTGCAGAGGaccaaaaataagagaaactatGAAAAGGAGAATGTGCAGGGAGCAAGGAACAAGGTTGGTCATCTAACTACACATTTTTCAAGGAGCTCTCTTTGAGAGGGTCAGTGGATAAGATAAGAGCAAGAATAGGGTACTGTCACATGGAGAAAAAGATCTCTCTCCTGAAAAGTCTCCCTAGGGCACTTTTCATGTCcctgttcctcagactgtagatgaAAGGGTTCAGCATAGGAGTGACCACTGTGTACATGACTGAAACAATTATTTCTTGGTCATTGGAGTTGCTTGATGATGGGAAAAAGTACAATACCACAATTGTCCCATAGAATAGAAAAACCACAGAAAGGTGAGAGCCACAGGTGGACAAGGCTTTGCAGATCCCCTTGATTGAGGGAAACCTCAGGATGGTGGCCCCAATGTGGCCATAAGAGACCAGGATGCCAATAAATGACAGGATTATGACCAATCCCCCAACAGTGAAGATAAAAATATCATTGAGGGAGGtgtctgagcaggagagcttaAGCAGGGCAGCaaggtcacagaagaagtgggggATGGTGTTGTCAGCACAGAAGGACAGTTGATCCAAGAGGAGGGTGTGAGACAGGGCACTGGCACAAGAGAGGAGCCAGGATCCAGCCAACAGAAATATACACAACCCCTCCTTCATGATGGTGGTGTAGTGTAGAGGGTGACAAACGGCTACATACCTGTCATATGCCATCACTGCAAGAAGAAGGTTATCAACACAgccaaaaaatatgaaaaaatacatttgtgtCACACACCCAGCATAAAGGATGGATTGATCCTGAATATGCATGTTTATCAACATCTTAGGGACTGTGACAGATGAAAAAGAGACATCAGTGAGGGCCAAGTggctgaggaagaagtacattggGGTGTGGAGGCGAGAGTCCAGCCTGATGAGCAAGATGATAAGTAGGTTCCCCAGCACTGTGGTCAGGTACATGCCAAGGAACAGGACAAAGAACAAACCTTGCTGCTCTGGCTGGATggggagccccaggaggaggaacTTGGACACACTGCTCTGATTCTCCCTTCtcatgctcttctctctgcttagATTGAAGGAATATTGGGAATGTCTCAGATGATACATGGTGATGAGGGCAATCACAATAAGGGTATCTACTTTATACTGAGGAATTCCTCAGTATATTTCTCACATGCTTTTGGCTGAATCCCCACTTTGCCCTAGCTGAGCAGGAGGGAGCCATTAGAGCTTCAACGGCCAATAAGATTAATTCAATGGAAACCAGgggtaatttatttattaattaaacaaTTTGTTAGACACTACACTCTTTCCTGGAGAAAGCAAGACAAAGTTCtttccttcaaggagctcacattctagggAGTAACCTCTTCCAGAACTGGTTCAGATCAGTCTATCTGCAACTCGACTTCTAGTGGGTTCTGATTCCAACACTTCCTAGCTAGCCTCAACAACTTACTCTCTTATAGCCTCATTTTGAACCTCTACTAAATAAACACAATAATACCTACATTAGGGTTTGTGGAATAATTAAATGATTCAGTGTTAGTTCTGATATTAGAATAGAGGTATTCATACAGTAAGGGCACAAATAGTCATCTAATGTCTTCATGCCAGTGCGAATTTCCAGATAAATCCTGGATTGATCCTTAGGAATCCAACACACCAGAAATGTGAGGTAGGCATTACAAAGAAGCAGGTGGCTGATCTAAAAGTTGTGTTCGCATAGGTGAGCTCTCAAAGTCTTAAGGAAGGTGCAGAGACACACACCCTATACCTTGTGGTTATTTTCATGATGGAACGTAGCTTGATGCATTTTATttagtttggaaaaaaataaattatgcctCCCCATCTCCATTGTTGTCCACTTCTCTGCATGTATCTTCAGCGAATCAAACTGGCTCAGATCTAAGTATTCATATGCTGTAAGACACCTGAACATTTTCCCTAGAACCTGATAACTGGTATATGCTGTGAGATTTGTCATGCCTATTAAAATTAATAGTTATCTGATTAACATGACTATTTCCCAATATCAATCttaatataattgacatctattaAACATGTAGTCTACTACGAATGAGGTCAAATGAAGGAATTTCTgggtaaatatacatatatttatttattcatttatttatagtgtgtgtgtgcatgtatgtgtgatGAAGCTAAGAGATGTTAAGAAATCAGCTCCTGGTCACATAGGCAGTAACTGCTATAGTCATCATTCTTTATTCATGTCTTTATTAATTCTCTTCTCCTATTAAACATATTCTTCCTCCCCTTACCTAATCTAGCAGAAGAGCCAAGGCTTTGAGACATGTTATTTTACTGTTTGAAGGAGTGTTTTTGTGCCTACTACTACCTCAACCACCAGCTCAGATGTCTGCCACAACTCATTCATACAGCCCCTTATATTCCTACAGCCTACAGTTTACAAATGCCTTCCATATGATTTTAATCATAAGTATTCAGTATACATTTTTGcctgagaaggagagaaaactgacttttttctttcattttactcaTATGAGAAGTTCAGTCATTTACACAATGTGTTTGGTGGTGGAAATTGATCTCAAATGCAAGTCTTCTGATACTCTTTTCACTAGAGACAgacacttttcatttctttgagggAGAGTGGCTAAGAGACTTAAAATATCCATATGCCCGGAAGAGGAAACTGATGTTAACACACCGAATCCATATCTGATAGTAAATTATTTTTCCAGACAGGGTGATTTTAAGGGATAGTAGGAGAAaagaagtgacctcacttccccATGAGGCTTGGCTGCTTATTGACAATTTCTGAGGGATATTTAAATGAACAGCTTCTCTGTAGGTCTAATGCAGGGGCGGAGCAGAAAACCTGGTACACTCACAGGTGCTGCAGTGTCAAGGTGTGAACCAGCAGGAATGGAACCTTCAACTTGGGTATAAATGCAAGTGTCACTTCTGCTCAGTAATGAAGCTGTAACCTAAGGGGTGAGAGAGAATCTTTGCATGGGCTTCCTGTCCTAACTGACACAACATATTCTCCCATCTTAGAGGTACCTGAATGGAGAATCAGGTAAGTCTGCCTCCATTTGGGGAACGCAAATTACACAGCTTGCTACCCTTTACTGGATGCTTAATATGTGCCTAAAATGTATTAAACTGCTGCAGACAATATCTTACAGAAGCTATTATTATCCTCTTTTACACTTAAGGCTGCTGGCCTCAGAGAAATCAAAGGTAAGGGCAAAAACTGTTGTGTGGCAACTACCATATTCCAAGGACACCAGAATCTGGACATTTAATCAGGCTACCTTGCTCCCAAAGTGTATATATGGACAATGCTAAAGGCCAGAGTAAGAAACATTTAGGGTTCTGTGTGCATTGTTGGAACATTCTACTCACGTAGTCCAATGGCCCCAAAAGGGATTAATGAGGATCCAGTTTGAAAATGCCTCACTGGGTTCTGGTCTGAGTCAAGAGGAACATCAGAAAATGAGACTATTCCATGCCCTATCCTTTCTAGGGGGATTTGGTAGAGGTGCAAGTTTGTTAAATGCAATACAGATACCTCTACACTTGAGGtccatctccctttctctctctctctttttctctgtctcttccttctgtctctctttctctcacacacatacacacctcaaCACACATTTTGTTGAAGGATGATTTCCTATTCTGTCTGACATATGCATGCCCTAGATGAAGATGGTCAGGGTACAAATCTGTTCCACACAAATTTCACAAATAAACATACTGTCTTATATGCCAAATGCTCACAATGCACAAAGAGTCATACAAAGAACCGGCAAACAACACATAATAGAAATGCATACATATGGGCGCTCCCAGACAGTCTCAGATATTCAAATCACAACAATGAACAGACAACATAGACATAACCACTAAATCGCATGGATTTCTCACAGGACATTTCCAGCCTTACCTGATCAATGCACATCTTAAATGGAGGTTTTTCATGTGTGTGTCAGCAGCACACATATGTGGAAATACACAAGACACACACAACCAGTCCAATATTCACACCCACACTTGTTTGCAAGGGCAGGATCCCGGCCCCTTCTGATCTACTCTCATCCTTAATAAGTTCAAATACTTTTGCTCTGGGTTGTTACCTTAGTCCTTGCTTTCTGTCCAAGAGACCTAGGAGCCAAAGGACAAGATACAGCCTCTGTGGCCTGAAGACCTTCACAGTGTTGCATGTCTGTTTACCAGCAACACAATAATGGGCAGGAGAGATTTATTTTACAGTAGAAAGGAGACACAGGGGGAAAGACACTCAGGACTATCAATAAGAAACAGTTACCCTGCACTAATTGAACAAATTACTGGTGGCCTCTTGGGGAGGAGCCTGTGCAGGGACCAGAGAGGCTGAGCCACTGGAATCCCTGGGGACAACATCTCTCTTGTTAGTGTCACTCTGGGCTCCTTTCTGTCTAATCTAGAGGTTCCAGGCGGGTGACAGGAGAGGCCAACATCAATCTGGGCCTCTTAAGCGTCCACAGTGAGAAAGTAAGCCTGTCCCTATGTCACAGAGCAAGGCTCTTGTACCTCCTACGCAAGCCTTTTCTAAAGCTCACAGATCTCCCACTACCTGTGAGGCTCCTGTAGGGCAGAGTCTGTGCCTTGCTTAGAAGGTAGAATAATGAAAAGATGGACCCCTTCGTGTCTTGACGAAGATATTCCTAGAATTGAGTTTGGACTCTGCCACTTGTTGTGAACTCCTGAGCAATTTAATTCAGTAACACAACATTCAGAAACTTTAAGAGTAAACTGAGAATAAGAATAATACATTCCTTgtgaggttgttgtgaggattaaatgaggcaatgcGTGTTAGAATTCTTATCACAGAGtctggaaatgcaaatcaaaactacacttagatatcacttTACGCCCGTGAGAATGGCTAtcatcaccaagacaaaaataacaaatgttggagatgttgtgaagaaaaggaaaccctcaaacactgctggtaagagtgcaaactggtgcagccattatggaaaacagtacagagatttctcaaaaaactaaaaatagcaataccatatgacccagctatcccactactggacattgatccaaagaacttgaaatcaacaattcaaagagacttatgaacctctatgttcattgaagcattattcacaatagccaagatgtggaagcaaaccaagtgcccactgactgatgactggataaagaagatatggaatCTATGGATtccacacacacaatgaaatactactcacacattggaatactactcagccataaaaatgacaaaatagtcCCATTTACAACACCACGGATGGACCTTGGGgttattatgttaagtgaaataagccagacagagaaagagaaacaatgtatgatttcactcatgtgtggaagataaacaaacacatggatgaagAGAACTATTTACTGGTTACCAGGGGTAaggggggtgggtggtgggcacaaagagtgaagagGCACActtacatggtgactgacaaatagtgtacaactgaaatttcacaatgttgtaaactatcataacctcaataaaaaaaatataaaaaccaaaaagtCTAATTGAAGtaagaaaagagattaaaaataaaaagaatagtaCCTTCCTCatgaggttgttgtgaggattaaatgggaagATGCATATTAGAATTCTTATCACAGTGCCAGGTACCtgaaaacattcaataaatgttaagctATCTCAccaataattttttaatctcaGGGCAT
This window encodes:
- the LOC106830840 gene encoding olfactory receptor 1J4-like codes for the protein MRRENQSSVSKFLLLGLPIQPEQQGLFFVLFLGMYLTTVLGNLLIILLIRLDSRLHTPMYFFLSHLALTDVSFSSVTVPKMLINMHIQDQSILYAGCVTQMYFFIFFGCVDNLLLAVMAYDRYVAVCHPLHYTTIMKEGLCIFLLAGSWLLSCASALSHTLLLDQLSFCADNTIPHFFCDLAALLKLSCSDTSLNDIFIFTVGGLVIILSFIGILVSYGHIGATILRFPSIKGICKALSTCGSHLSVVFLFYGTIVVLYFFPSSSNSNDQEIIVSVMYTVVTPMLNPFIYSLRNRDMKSALGRLFRREIFFSM